The following is a genomic window from Manihot esculenta cultivar AM560-2 chromosome 9, M.esculenta_v8, whole genome shotgun sequence.
TTTATGTCAATGGTTTGGCTTGCAATTTCACATCCCCATTTATTGTATTACCTCTATTGCATTTGAGGCATGTGGCATTTCATATAATAGCAATATGGTTAATTATCCTACTTTTCAGAATTAACAAAAGGATGCACTCTGTTACTCATTGCTTCTTTCTTGTTCAGAGTTGTGCTGTTCATGAATTTGAATAATTTCGAGGGCAGGAAAAGAAACCTAGTAATTTATCAGCTTCTTATTACTTTTAAGCATTTTTTATCTTGAACTGAAATCCATGAGGTTTAGAGCACACTGATTTTTTTTACTAGTATTCTTATTACGTTAAGTATTACAGTGATCGTAATCATCATTTTAAGTATTGATGGTTCAGAGAACGTTCTGGAAGCATTATTTTGCTGTTATGTGCTTCATAGCCATGAGGGCATTGTATGAGGTGTTTGATATTGTTAATCGATTTACTTTATCTTGGATTGCTGATCACCTGCTATTAGTATATTGCTTAACGTAGAATGCCAAATGGCAAATGTTATGAAAATATTGATTGTGAAATTAATTCTTTCCTTGTTAGAATGTTCATACGGCAATGCTTCGAGTGTATTGACGCTTGTTTTGGTGATAGTCTATCCAAGATGCATGCCTTCTTTATCTGTAAGGGAAAAAAATGGAACAAGAGAAAACTTTATGCGCGCTTGATAAGTCAAGGGGCTCAGTTGCAGGGCTACCCTTGTAAAGCCGGATGCTAAGCAGGCCCAGCCTACTGCAGAGCTGTGCCACAAGTGCCATCAGCGATCCCTCACACCCAGGTGGGCAGAGTTGTGCTATTAAGACATTAAAAGGCAGAATCTTGAAAAAGAACTCTAAAAATTCCAGAGAAAACAACGATATTCAATGTGTCAGGCACCCCCATATTCATATAAACTCTCTTCACAAACAGAATATCAAAAACCACGAACACTGCTATCGTTGCCTGAATGGCTGCAATAAGTTTGCTTGGTGGAACTGTTTTCTAGTGACGATTATAGATGATACTCCATAGAAGCATTGCCGCCTGTCTAAAAACCTTGGGAGTTTCCTAGTACTGATGAATCAATCTTCAAATATTGTGTTTTCCTTGCAGTGCTAGAATTATAGACCATGCTATTGAGTAAGCAACCTCGGGTTTCGTTAATGCAACTTAGAGCTGCGAAAGCTGTTTCATAATCCCAAGATGAACTCTTGGGGAGGTTGAGAGAGATTTCTCAGACAGGAATGGTGATAAATAATTGGAGAGAGGGATCATGTCCAAAAAAGAGAAACTTAACTTGGCGGGAGTATTTGGTAATGGCTATTCCACCTAGAAGGTTACGTTCTTGCTCCCGACCATCATTTTTGTTTCCAAAAATTCGAACCTAGACATTTATGTGAGACTTGAGATTCATGTGAGATATTTGaaggaaaaagagagagaaagggaAAAAGAGAGCGACAGAGAAGAGGAAGCGGTCACAGGGAATTTAAAAGGTTTTGTTTCTTTATCATCGTATTTCCGATCGTTTGTTTGGCGAGTTTCTTTCTTCGGTTTCAGCTTATATTCATCTGCCTTTAGGTAGGGGAAAGGTTTGCTTCATTTGAGAAGTTTTTAGGCGATGGTTCCCTCACATTGTTGTGTCTAACTTCTtttggtttttctttttatctcttTTGTTGTCTTATttgatttttcctttttcttttttcataacATGCAAATGTTGAGGGACTACGTTGATACGTTGTTGTGTGTGGTTCGTGATGGAGCGGCGGAGAAGCTTTTTCATCCAATGATAATTTACTTCGGATATTTCGACCATGCATTTTGCGATTCAGTTCGTTCAGGCTATAAGAGAATGAAATACCGATAAACATCCATAATCGCTTGCACTGTTCTTCAGTTTTTTTGACTACATGCGTGGAGTTTGgcctttttaattttcttggaGCTTCTGGCGATTTTCTTTGTCACTGCGAATTTGGCCATTTTGCTTTTGGCTTTCTACCTTGGTTTTGCGACTTCTTGTGAGAAGTCTTTTGTACTGTGTCAGTCACCAGAGTAATTGAGGTAGTTGGGAGGCGATGGAAATATTTAGGctttttagatttaaatttgGTTTGATTGATTTGATTTCGATGGTCCaatcaattatattttaaattggattttatttttatagttggATCATTCAAGATGTTGAAGAGTTGTGCatgggtaaaaaaaaaaaaaaaactagacatatttattaaaattatttttttaaaaaaactacaaattagttatattttttaaaatttaacatacaTTTTCTCCATTGGGATGCATGGAGTTATATTTCGAAGTCAAAGGACATATTGCTTTAAAAATAGTATTTCAAAATTTAGGAGGATTcttttttgcttaaaaaaaaacaattggaATTCATTTATCTTTAGGATATTTACCTCACGTTGGTTTGCTTTTATCAGGGTAAATTTATTATGAGGTTGCTATGTTTATCAAATTTATGATtcggttttgattttttaatcaattaaaattttttcatattttgtaaaattattctgtaaaaaagaaatgtcaaattatttaaattttatctagaaaaattaaaaaatttgaatagtTACAATTATAAATTCAAAGCTAGTATAACTTTATCTTCGTTTTATTTAATAGAACAATAAAAAGATTTGGTTATATAAAATACAACGGTATTTTAATTGTTCTTCAAAACATAAGAAAAATACTGTTCCCATCTGTTGGTCATTTTATTACATGAAAAACTAATCATTGCTTCTGTAATTATTCAGCTTTATCCATAACTTCAACGTGTCTTTCAAAACTCTGACTAGCAATGTCCAGTGGACGTGCATCAAGTGATCTCTATACAATCTTGCTCTCCGATTAAAACTTCCACGGCTGGAAAACTTCGGCAGCAGCTTTCAAGCAATGGCAATTTGGATCAAGGATGAATGTCCAGAACTAAGATCTCTGGGATCTGGTTCCTTTTTCATGGCACCATCCTACTGAACTTCAAGTTGAGCCAAAAGCCAACTctttcaaggatgtcagaggtgagCTGTATCCGTACACTGCAGAGTCTCTCCACAGCGTCATTCCTATTAAAAGAAGGAAATGTATCACAAAATCATGGTAGGATCCACTTATGAAAGCACGATAGTAGCTTTGTAGCTTTCTATTGGTTGGGTGTTGGTGGTGCAGGTAAGAATTTTCCGGATTAATTTACACGTATATACAAAAAACAAACGAGAGATAGATAGTGGTGCAACCTATCCATGAAACCAAACCAGCTGTTGCTGCAAGAAAGAATTCCCTGCTAATAGTCTTCAAACTGAAATTGTAGTAACGTGTCAATCGATATTGAAATATTGCCCCAAGTTTACCAATTATTAAACACTGACAATTCCATGTGAAACCTTACCAGTACATGCATACAATATTCCCATACCCATAAAAGAGCGTAGCCCAGGCTGACCCAGTGAACCTGCAAACGCGGTTGAACCAACACATTTCTCAAATACATTACTAGTCCATTGAAGCCAAGTAACGAGTCCAATTATCAACGACAATAAATGGAACTACTATTAAAAGATGAATGACCAGTTACAGTTCTGCTTGGAATGGGATAGAAGTAGAATATGATTATTTAGATTTTTGGCAGTTTAGTATAAAAATTGCTATAGCTTAGATGCAGGACAAAATAGGAGGATTGTTGGAGGAAGGAGCATAACCACATCAAATCGCGTATGAAGATAGCACGTGGGATCATAAGTCCATTTCCAATCATAGCAAGCAGCATTGAGAAGGCTGATAAGCCTTTGATGTTCTCAGGATTCAGGAAATTTGTCCACTGAATAGAAATCATTTTCTTGTTCAGGTAAGCATGTAAGATAAACATCAGTAAGCCAACAAATTTAAACTATGGGACAACAGAGATCACCATTTGTGAAACTGGCATCCACATGAATAGAAGAGTTGCCGTCCATCCAGATAATCCTCCAACAAATTTGACACCTTTCTCTGACAAACTACCTGTTCGTGCCTGCAAATCTTAACAGTTGTAAGTACAAACGAATTCTGAATCCAAATGTTTATATTTCCTgctcagaaaaataaaagataggaACAAAATTGagaagcaaaaaataaaaacctCAATACAAGTTTCACATATAGAAACAAAAGTGGTATTACATTTAGAGTAAAGGTTGTCTAATGTACACCCAAGTTCTAACACAAAATTCAACGAGCGTTTGAGGAATGTCACCAAAAGCAAATTGAATTTCTAAAAACTTACCATTATAACAGCTGCTATAGCTACCACAAATGCTATTGCCCCAGGCAATATAGAGCTTGGCAAGTATGGGACAAATGTAGACCACATGACCTATGCTCCAATTCACAAATATATAGAGTGttaaaaaaaaacatgcaaactaaattaaaattttcctcATCTAACAGTCAAAATCAATAGTTTCATAACTTCTAGTTAACCAGAAAACAGAATGGATGCTCTAGCATCCGAGTGTACCTGTGGAAGAGCTGAGAGTCCACCCACAGTTATAAAATCTTCCCAAAAACGCCATATTCCAGGGTCAAGCTTTCCAAGGTAATTGAAGAAATTAAACACCAGCCCAATTGCCACAACCACTGAAGTAGCGACAAAGTGAGGCAGGGGCATAGCCTCTGCCATTGCAAGCTGAGTGATAACAATAAAAATGGAAATAACTCCCAGCGTTTGCACGACGATTACCTCagtttccttctttttcacaaagtAGGAAAGTAATGAAAGATTTCCAAGCAACCCAGTAAGCATCCCCTGCATTTACAACATTTCCTCCTCAGTTCATTAAAAAGGGAAAATTCTTAAGCCAACTAGATGACTAAAAAATGGCTTACCAGCCACGGTACAGCCAATAGGGCAGTTTTATTTCCAGCCATTAGATTTTGAGCATTGAGGATGATCTGAGGCATTTGAAGCAACAAAAATGGAATATTTGCTGCTCCAGAAAATTTCGCCGTCCAGGAATCCCATTGTTCAAAGGTCTTACTGCGTTTCACATTCGCTGATCCCTTATAAAATCCAACAAAACCCCAATTTATGAGTATTTTTTCTTCAAAGGCAGGGGAAAAACACAATTCAACCACAAAATTACCTGGTGCAAAGGGTGCGGAACGTCGGATTCTAAAGCAGCAACAGGAGCTAGGCGGCGATGAAGCGAAGTTAGAGAACAGCGAGTGTAACAATTAGAAGAATTGCGAAGAGCAGCAAAGGGAAGGGTTCGGGATTGAATAAAATGGGAATCTGTAGGGAAATTTGGGAACAAAGAAGAGTGCTTGGATGGTGCCGGCACAACCAGAGACCTGGCCATTACAGGAGCAGCAGGTGAAGAGATTCAAAAGGAACAGCAAAGAGCTTGATCAGAAtggaataaaagaagaaaaggaagagacTTGCAGCAGTGGCCACATAACGCGGTGGATGGAGGAGGAAGAGGTGTGGGACTTGAGAACTGAGCAGGGAGAGAATGTGCAAATCTCGCAGTGAAACGTGGAGGATGCACGAGATAGATTGCGAGTTGCGAAAGGGACTGAAAGTgaagtgaaaagaaaaagaaaggtgcTTTCATGGAAGACGGTTCGCTAGATGCGAGAAGCTCCGGAAGATCGGATCTTGTGTTtcgtttgactatttgactattAACTGATAAAGAAAGACATTATCTTCCAACTTTTGGCCGCTTCACGGCTTGAaagatttataaattattttttttctatgtttaaatatttatttttaatttcctttttatctgttttaaattataattacttATTTATTAAGACTCTAatataatgttaaaaaataaaattttattaattttaaaataattaatataaggtTTCCAACTTTTTATCTGCAAAGTTGCAAAGCAAATGAACAAGCAATACTAGACAAGTTGCAAACCTTATAAGGTTTCCaccttataaaaaataatcatcTGCGATATGTAAACATCAGCGATGGTCGCTGATAAAGGACCAACCAGCGTACAAGGAACCGAAGATTCGCTCAGCCTTCAGTCCGAtcatcaaggtatggtcttagttTTAGTTGAATCTTTGAAGGTGGAGGCAAAGCCAGGGGCACCAACATCCAAAGAAACTCCATACTACAGAAGGCAAAAGAGACATACTGAGGAACCATGGGAAAAAAATGCTGGAGATCGTCGGATAAAGGAAGAAAAACTATTAGAAAATCACCAACCACCGATATGAGTAGAAGAGAGAAGCATGAAGAACTAGGCTCAACCCAGGCCAGGTAGGTTTTCGACAGATTTGAAAGCAAGGAAGACAGTGAGAAAGTCATGCTCTTAAATGTCTCTAACGCACTTTTTGAGAATCATCTCTGTAAGCAACCACCACTAACCATTGCTAATGGAGACAATTTGTGAGTAGCCACAGTTAGAAAATTTGCataaagccaaaaaaaaaaaaaaaaacaatccaaagaaataataaaaaaataaaaccctaaataGACCATCGGATCTGCCATAAAACAATTAGAAAGAGATATATACACCCAACTAGGGGTGGGAGAAGGAAAACTGACTACCAAATAAAAGGAGGCGAAGAAAGGCCCTTTCCTGCTCGGATGGGGCAGAAGGAGTCGACACTCACTAAAACCGACCTTATCTGTCActtatgataaataaataatataatgttgctttaaaatagaaaaaaagaaaatttaattttaataaaaatatttgttagaGCTAAAAgcttaattttcaaaatataaaaactaagcaGGGTGAAATATATAACAACAATAATATATCTTAATC
Proteins encoded in this region:
- the LOC110623586 gene encoding maltose excess protein 1, chloroplastic isoform X2, whose product is MARSLVVPAPSKHSSLFPNFPTDSHFIQSRTLPFAALRNSSNCYTRCSLTSLHRRLAPVAALESDVPHPLHQGSANVKRSKTFEQWDSWTAKFSGAANIPFLLLQMPQIILNAQNLMAGNKTALLAVPWLGMLTGLLGNLSLLSYFVKKKETEVIVVQTLGVISIFIVITQLAMAEAMPLPHFVATSVVVAIGLVFNFFNYLGKLDPGIWRFWEDFITVGGLSALPQARTGSLSEKGVKFVGGLSGWTATLLFMWMPVSQMWTNFLNPENIKGLSAFSMLLAMIGNGLMIPRAIFIRDLMWFTGSAWATLFYGYGNIVCMYCLKTISREFFLAATAGLVSWIGMTLWRDSAVYGYSSPLTSLKELAFGST
- the LOC110623586 gene encoding maltose excess protein 1, chloroplastic isoform X1, whose translation is MARSLVVPAPSKHSSLFPNFPTDSHFIQSRTLPFAALRNSSNCYTRCSLTSLHRRLAPVAALESDVPHPLHQGSANVKRSKTFEQWDSWTAKFSGAANIPFLLLQMPQIILNAQNLMAGNKTALLAVPWLGMLTGLLGNLSLLSYFVKKKETEVIVVQTLGVISIFIVITQLAMAEAMPLPHFVATSVVVAIGLVFNFFNYLGKLDPGIWRFWEDFITVGGLSALPQVMWSTFVPYLPSSILPGAIAFVVAIAAVIMARTGSLSEKGVKFVGGLSGWTATLLFMWMPVSQMWTNFLNPENIKGLSAFSMLLAMIGNGLMIPRAIFIRDLMWFTGSAWATLFYGYGNIVCMYCLKTISREFFLAATAGLVSWIGMTLWRDSAVYGYSSPLTSLKELAFGST